One window from the genome of Elaeis guineensis isolate ETL-2024a chromosome 5, EG11, whole genome shotgun sequence encodes:
- the LOC105032805 gene encoding exonuclease DPD1, chloroplastic/mitochondrial isoform X2, translating to MSLAAIWSGNFHQIRNSLGSNCCFKLFRLHTEFIPGKVLDAGRCNPRSFTTRSEGRNWKSQGSKSSSINLKLHDGTVGSSTNINTSQSQLHEFKAIQCYDLQEKIADNKVIIDRPATILVFDIETTGFSRRDGRIIEFALRDLIGGKNSTFQTLVNPEKVVLNTDVHGISSCMVNRPDVPRFRELVPILLQYVRSRQMAGKPVLWVAHNGRRFDVPFVINEFQRCSEDVPADWLFVDTLPLARQLVKPDGRIKADLFVTEGTT from the exons ATGTCCTTAGCTGCTATTTGGTCGGGAAATTTTCATCAAATAAGGAACAGTCTTGGGAGCAATTGTTGTTTTAAATTGTTTAGGCTTCATACTGAATTTATTCCTGGAAAGGTGCTTGATGCCGGAAGATGCAACCCACGATCTTTCACGACAAGATCAGAAGGGAGGAATTGGAAATCGCAGGGCAGTAAATCAAGCAGCATCAATCTGAAACTTCATGATGGAACTGTCGGATCATCAACAAATATTAATACAAGCCAATCGCAGCTTCATGAATTTAAAGCCATTCAGTGTTATGATCTCCAAGAAAAGATTGCTGACAACAAAGTCATCATTGACCGGCCTGCAACCATTCTTGTGTTTGATATTGAGACTACTGGATTCAGCCGCCGAGATGGAAGAATTATTGAGTTTGCACTTCGTGATCTCATAGGGGGAAAGAATAGTACATTCCAAACCCTTGTAAATCCTGAAAAAGTTGTACTGAACACAGATGTTCATGGCATTAGCTCTTGCATGGTCAACAGGCCTGATGTCCCAAG GTTTAGGGAATTGGTTCCAATCCTACTGCAATATGTTAGGAGCCGCCAAATGGCTGGCAAACCAGTTCTATGGGTTGCTCACAATGGGCGCCGGTTTGATGTACCTTTCGTTATCAATGAATTCCAACGTTGTTCTGAGGATGTTCCTGCAGATTGGCTGTTCGTGGACACACTTCCTCTTGCACGCCAACTAGTCAAGCCAGATGGTAG GATCAAAGCTGACCTCTTTGTCACTGAAGGCACTACGTGA
- the LOC105032805 gene encoding exonuclease DPD1, chloroplastic/mitochondrial isoform X1 — MSLAAIWSGNFHQIRNSLGSNCCFKLFRLHTEFIPGKVLDAGRCNPRSFTTRSEGRNWKSQGSKSSSINLKLHDGTVGSSTNINTSQSQLHEFKAIQCYDLQEKIADNKVIIDRPATILVFDIETTGFSRRDGRIIEFALRDLIGGKNSTFQTLVNPEKVVLNTDVHGISSCMVNRPDVPRFRELVPILLQYVRSRQMAGKPVLWVAHNGRRFDVPFVINEFQRCSEDVPADWLFVDTLPLARQLVKPDGSKLTSLSLKALREHYDIPLVGPAHRAMQDVTTLCYVLQRITFDLKLTVPELMDRAFPASNVNKVPP, encoded by the exons ATGTCCTTAGCTGCTATTTGGTCGGGAAATTTTCATCAAATAAGGAACAGTCTTGGGAGCAATTGTTGTTTTAAATTGTTTAGGCTTCATACTGAATTTATTCCTGGAAAGGTGCTTGATGCCGGAAGATGCAACCCACGATCTTTCACGACAAGATCAGAAGGGAGGAATTGGAAATCGCAGGGCAGTAAATCAAGCAGCATCAATCTGAAACTTCATGATGGAACTGTCGGATCATCAACAAATATTAATACAAGCCAATCGCAGCTTCATGAATTTAAAGCCATTCAGTGTTATGATCTCCAAGAAAAGATTGCTGACAACAAAGTCATCATTGACCGGCCTGCAACCATTCTTGTGTTTGATATTGAGACTACTGGATTCAGCCGCCGAGATGGAAGAATTATTGAGTTTGCACTTCGTGATCTCATAGGGGGAAAGAATAGTACATTCCAAACCCTTGTAAATCCTGAAAAAGTTGTACTGAACACAGATGTTCATGGCATTAGCTCTTGCATGGTCAACAGGCCTGATGTCCCAAG GTTTAGGGAATTGGTTCCAATCCTACTGCAATATGTTAGGAGCCGCCAAATGGCTGGCAAACCAGTTCTATGGGTTGCTCACAATGGGCGCCGGTTTGATGTACCTTTCGTTATCAATGAATTCCAACGTTGTTCTGAGGATGTTCCTGCAGATTGGCTGTTCGTGGACACACTTCCTCTTGCACGCCAACTAGTCAAGCCAGATG GATCAAAGCTGACCTCTTTGTCACTGAAGGCACTACGTGAGCACTACGACATCCCTTTAGTTGGGCCTGCACACAGAGCAATGCAGGATGTGACAACGTTATGTTACGTACTCCAGAGAATTACTTTCGATCTGAAGCTGACTGTTCCAGAGCTCATGGATAGAGCTTTCCCGGCTTCGAACGTTAACAAGGTCCCTCCGTGA